The DNA segment aatactaataaatatttagacTAATGGTTACCTTCCCGATATAATTTGAATcatcattactgttattgttcaaagaaaagtaatttctaaACATAAATCCTTCAGTAAATGAGATTACATTTCAGACGCCTTAGATTATTTTTGTTGGGcctataaataattttgcaacaTCCAGACAGTTTGAACATAgcataaaacttcaaaattcaaagataactttttgtaattcatattcttattttgaaaaatttgttatGGCTGTTGAGCTTAGGTCTAGTGTTATATGCTGTAGAGGTAGTTATGATGACCATTCCAAGTAGCAAGTTAACCTTATCACACCATGCTATGAGCTAAGCAttgtaaaaaagaagtaaattcatttcacatagattacgaattataccagTTCATAAGAGATCATTTGTATACCCATAGGGAATACAAATGATCTCTTATGGTATTCAAACCAGTGGGGGTGatatttaaggtaaaaatttaccaaaattatgCCTCCTAAATCACATTTATAACCTGCATGAGAATCTATCAACAATGAAGTATGGGTGATGTTACTGAAAAAATCGAAAGAAAACACTGATTTGTCACTTTAATCACTGGATAAAAAGacaacttttttacatttttattttgtaattagttgTAATTAAAGTTAGACTTAATATATAGTCCTACGTGATGTTACCCAGTCTTATATTTTACAGGAAAATGTCTGAAAGTGCCAACAAGGAAGATTTGCCTCCAGCAAAGAAGATGAGAACTGAAGAGGGTAATGGTCATTTAGATGACAGTTTTGACCATGGCACATCAGGCACTAACAAAAGTCATCAGTTtacttcctttgagggttttgaAGTTGCacaaattttaaacaataatgaAGTGAACGGGTCTTTGGCCTTCCAGGCGAAGCTGAAAGGGAAGGAGGGGACAGCTGTTGTTGTGTTACAGGTaatgatttgaattttttcatcttgtttagtAAACTTCTTTAAGAAGTTTGTTCATCATGTGACTCTTCCATAGGGTAAATTATTGTTAGTTGACTGTACATGTACttgttttgttgaatatatatttataaacttcagaatcttggagagggtggatattgctttaggattacttcaagatttccttataggTAGGTAGCACcaagttgctgtggatgggatcatTAATGAACcgagacctattgtgtctggagttccacagggcagtgttctttgtccactgttattttcagtgtatacagatgacatggttgttggcctggaaaacaagattgttcagtatgctgatgatgcaacacttgtgggtttaGTAAAGTcttcacttttgagaaatgaagcttcccTAAGCCTTGATAAGGACATGGAAATGGTGTGTAGTTGGGGGGGTACGAGGCTGAaccccagtaaaacgaaaacactacgGTATTAATTAGCAGGTCATATACAAATTTCCCACCCCAGCCACCCCTTCAGGTGggtggaactttgctgaatgagtctgaagctttaactattctaggtgcaacctttgactcacatctaacttttgagaaacatctaatgaaagtttcagcacatgccgcacgaaagttaggtattgttcataaggcctcatacatatataagtgatagaatcaatgcaacctgttttaggtcatttgtactccctttactagagTTCTGTTCTCcgttgtggatgtctgcttctgccagagactaTCTTTTTGTAGAgagagttgttcgtggtggtaggtttctgtttccttataGTAGCATATATGACTTGGACAATCAACAGATGGTCTCTTATtggtcactttttcataagttgtatttcaacagagatcttttacattcacaattgatccctgatccccttctcctgccaagagcaaccagatttgctgaacagcagcaccaatatgcagtaaatgtgccttgctgtcaaacttctcaattccagaggtcctttattcctcacaccattggactgtggaacagcctcccagaggatgctgtgcaattggaacttagggagttcaagtgaagatgcaatgcagtacTACTCAAATACTGTTcgctttgcattttaatacattttatctatttattaatttacttttttcttttttgataagtgggatctcttctttatttatttccctttacctcctcctacttctttgtaatgaacaccatattgtttggaagtttgaatttcaagtcagtggcccctgtgggcttgttccatatgaataggtttcatcttttgaacaataatagtaataatattattattataggttttatgttttcagttcattttatcattttagatGATCAGAAGGATTCTTCTTGGCagtctatttcatttcatttagaaCTCATATCACCTTGATTTTGGGTGTAATggcataaataatatattcatgtatttatagaACAACTTATTCAAACTgtgtacaaattaaaaaaaatctccaagtttaattattttaaattaactttttcagAAACTACCTTTTAATGCAGAAAAACTTCCAGATATTCtgacaaatgaaacaaaacttcaggatttatttgaaaatgatgtATACCATAACAAAAAAGCATTACTTTCCCCTGAACTTAATGGTAAGTaatttttttgcctttcatttcaCTTATAAAGTTACAGATGCTGAAGATTTCCCATATTCAGTTGTGGTTTTCATAATTTGTAGGAATATGTAAGATAATATTTGTGGTGAAATACAGTAAATTCTCCCTGTAAAAAACCTATGCCAAGTGGAGTTCCTACATAATTAgtattgtcattttatataagtaacttaccaagtagttactTAGCTAATGATTATGCTTACAcggcatcctaaattcaaaatttgcggtaACATGTCAGTTGCAAAGTGGGGGTTGGCTGGCCTTCTTCACTGCAATGGGAGCATAGGAGCGACTTACCGCCAGTGGCGTCATTCTCTTTTATGCTGTGCTGCCGACAGCATGTCGCGCTCTGCAGTCGTGCCTGATTCGTCGGTTCTTCATTGCTTGCCAAATTCGGGAAGTATTCACTTTTATTTGACAAActgttgcctttttttatttcatcttttgcatCTAGATTCTTTCTCCTATAGCTGTGTCAGATTCTAGCACTTCCAGTCATCGTTATTATAGTGAAGGATGTAAGACCAGGCTTAATAAGCTTTGTTATGATGCACATTCCATTTGCACTAAGTGTAGGGGCCaggtgtgtttgagagagaataCATGTTCAGAATGCAAGGGCTGGGATGAATGTAAGTGGACGGTGCTTGAACCTCATCTTAATAGACTTGAGAAGAACAGGGTCAGGAAGGCGGCTGCTCGTGCTGAAAGTAAGGTCCTTGTTAGTAGAGATTCTTCACATAAGCCTAAGGCTAACCCTAGCCTAGCTCTTCCTTTTACTCAtggacatactctctctctcctattctcaGTCCTCCCTCTATTCCTCCACATACTCCCATGCTTCTGACCCTGATGCCATACCCAGTCTTGAGTCCAGAATTGAGTCTAAATTCAACAAGAAAATTAGTCTAGTAGTTAGTTCAGTGTCGGAGATAGGGGTTTCCCTACGTGTAATTCTGGAAAAAGTTTTCTGTGGCAAAGTTAATGATAAAGTGTTAAGTGAAGTGTCAGTGAAGGAGGTGGCTTCCTGTCCCATcggtgctcctagacaaaggtcgtCCTGCTCCGCTGTACCTgagagaagacataccggaggtccaagggagacTGGTGGAGTTTGCCCACGGGttgctgccccctcagtcgagcctgatGCTAGATCCCAGGCTTCGACAGATTGCCGCTGGAAAGTCATGTCACTGGATGTGCACCGCTTGTCTTCTAGCTGGGACTCAGATTCCGACTGCGGGTGTCGTAGACATTTCCCTGTTGCCGGTCAAGCATCTCAAGGACACCTTTGACAACCCGATTCCATCTTGCATCTATGGTGTGGATCCTTCAGTTTTCACCTTGATTCAGCTTCTTGCACACCCATGGGATTCTCCTGTTTCGCTCTCTCCCAAGGATTCCATATGCCCAAAACATCAGGCTAAGTGTCTGTCGCCCGAGACCCAGTCTTGCCTGGAAGCGCCCACTCCCGAGAGCCCAGTTCCAGCTCCCATGCTCCCAGATTCTGCTCTCGTGTGCCCAGCTCTTGCTCCTGCATGCCCAGCACCCACTCCCGCGCGCCTAGCACCTGCTCCTGTGTCCAGCACCTGCTCCCATGTTTCCAGCTGTGGACTCCAAGCTCTCGGCACCACCATCCAGACACCCAATTCCTTCTCATCAACCGTCTTCTCTCGACTGCCAAGTTTCCATCATGGAGCCAGACGACCCCTCATTGACACCCATCAAGGAACAGCTGCCGGAAATCTTGAGCTTCATCAGGAAAGCACCCTTTTCGAAACCTTCTTAAGATTTGTTCCTGTCTCCGGTCTCTTCAGAAGATAAAGAGGAGATTGAACAAGATGCTTCTCCTCCCACAGCTTATGCGTCTCTTCTGCAGCTCCTCCTAGCgagttttccctccttcttcggCCCAGCTGCTCTATCATctcctgcttcttccttcctTATGAGAAGCCTTCCTGAAGATCTCTCTCGGCTTCCCAAGATGGtgctttcttcctcctctgagAAAGCCATGAAGGAGATTGAAGACTGGCTCTCAATGAAGAGAGAGCAGAGCAAAATAACTTTTGCCCGGCCTCCCACTCATCTGATCAAGAAGAAATATCAGCTGTATGTCAATGGGGAAGCTCCTCGCAAGGGGACTTCTCTGACCTTATCGACTCTTCCTGTCAGTCAGCCTTTGCTTCTGTCaaagttttcttctcttctttggaACTGGACCATCTCGTTAAAAACCTCTTCAGAGTTTTTGAAGTTCTTAGTTTTCTGGAATGGACAATAGGAACCCTTGCAAAGAAGATAGAAGACTTTAAGGGCTTGGACGAACTCTTTGCAACAGACCTGTTCAGTGCTTTTTCTTGTACTGACAgagccatcagggatggctcaTCAGAACTTGCTGCTGTTCACGCTTTCggagttcttaaaaagagagaacgttggtgctccttcaccacaagAGGAGTCACGTCTTTGGAAAGTTCCGCCTTGTTATTTTCTCCATTGGATTCTTCTCATCTCTTCCCCGAGTCGATCGTGGATGAGATCACATCACATCTTCAGAAGAAATCCACTCAAGACCTGCTTGCACAGTCTTCTAAACGCCCGAAGAGTTCTTCGTCTTCGTCATTCATCCCCAAGATGATCTCTCCGCTACAACAGCATCCCTTTTGTGGGAATAAGCCCAAATCACAAGTTAGACCTCTCTCCAATCTCCGGTTCCAATCAAGATCTTTTAAGAAGTACTCCTCCAAGCTGCCATCCAAGAAGTGAACCCGAAGTCCTTTGTgccccagtaggagccagacttctctttttctggGAGAAGTGGGAGCCCAGGGGAGGAGGCCAATAGATTGTCAAGGTGTTAAAGGAGGCCTACTGCATCCTGTTCTCTGAGAACCCCCGTTTAGTGTCCTCTTCCATTGCCTTGACagcctactcaagaggctcagaGGAACATTTGGCCCTTTCAAAGGAGGTATCCTCTCTCCTTCTAAAAAGAGCCTTAGAAGAAGTTGAGGACGTTCACTCCCAGGGCTTCTACTGTACAATCATCTGTTTGTAGTTCCCAAagcatcagggggttggagaccagtcctggacgtaagCACCCTCAGTCTCTTCGTaaggaagacaaagttcaagatggagatgaaccAGTCAGTCGTGGCTTCCATTCACCCGTGCGATTGGATGAtcaccctggatatgcaagaTGCGTACTTTCATATCCCCATCCATCCAGTTTCCAGGAAGTATCTAGATTCGTCTTCCAGGGAAAATTCTTCCAGTTTTGGTCCCCCTGCTTCGGCCTCTCCACAGCCCCTAAGTTTTCTCCCAAGTCCTCTCCCCTCTTGCCAAATGgctttacctggacgactggcttcttcaTTCCCCTTCGAAGGAGAAGTGCACGAAGGACCTTCAGACAACTCTACAACTTTCTCAGGATCTAGGAATTCTTTTAAATCTCCAGAAATCCCAGTTAACCCCTACACAggaaattctttatttggggatgattctcaactctaggacttttcaggtttttctgtcCCCCAAGAGAATCGCAAACTGCCTCCAGATGATTCACAGTTTCCTTGCCCTCTCGTCATGGTCGGCCTGTCAGCGGATGAGCCTTCTAGGGACTGTCGTCTATCGAGACCTTCGTCAATTGGGCAGATTGCACACAAGAGTTCTCCAACTACCTCagagccaactgggacaggaagacTCATGCAGACTCTATTGTCTTTCCCATCACCCAGGAGATAAGATTGGACTTCCAGTGGTGGCTGTCCGAAGGAAGACTCTCGCAGGGAAAATCTCTTCACCCTCCGAGCCCTGGCTTAGACTTCTACTCAGACACTCCGGATCTAGGCTGGGAGCTCTTCTAGAGAGTCAAGAAGTTTCCAGGACTTGGTCCCCAGAGGAAATCAGTCTTCATGTCAGCATAAAAGAACTGAAGGCCATTCATCTAGGTCTCCATCATTTGTCAACCTCAGTTCGCAACAAGACAGTGGTTGTTCATGCGGACAATGCCACCGCTGTGTCATATGTCAAGAAACAAGGGGGCACTCGTTTCTCTTCCCTCTGCCAGACTGCAAAGGACGTTCTACTTTGGGCACACCAAAATCAAGTGATGTTGGTCACTCATTTCATTCAGGGGAAATTAAACCCTGGACCACAGGATCTGTGTTGACCTTTGGAGATTGTGGGGCAACTTCTctgtagatctgtttgccacctcaaAAAACATtcgccttcctctcttctgctctctaGTCCCGGATCCCCTGGCATGGGCGACGAACGCCATGCTCATGACTGGTCAGGTctggacctttatgccttcccACCCTTCAGCTTGGTGAGGGAAGCCCTGAACAAGTTCGTGTCACACCGCAATGCATCAGTGACTCTCATAGCGCCATTCTGGCCCACGaaagtggttcctggaccttctacatctggtagacttcccaaggctgctTCCCCAAAGACCGTGGCTACTCAAACAACCTAACTgcaagagataccaccaagggttgtccactctcgctctgacaggcttcagaatgtcaggaaacttgtcagagcaaaaggtttttcaagagcagctgcggAAGCTATTGCAAAGTGTAGACGACAATCTACTTGCAACGTCTACCTGTCAAAGTGGACAGTGTTCTGTCGACGGTGCACCAGACATCTCATCTCATCTGAGATATCTTTAACCCAGATtgtggattttctcctttacctgAGGACCTCTAGAAATCTTTCCTCATCCACCATTAAAGGACACCGAGTGATGCTTACCTCGGTGTTTAAACACAGAGGTATGGATCTTTCATCTAACCAGgatcttaatgacctcattaAGTCATTCGACACTTCCAAGCAGAAGAAATCTGATTTAGTGTCTTGGAACTTGGATATAGTCCTTGAGTGGCTTACGAGTCCCCCTTTCAAGCTACTGAGTTCCGCTTTCCTCAAGAACCTCATGCGGAAGACTGTCTTTCTAGTAGCCCTGGCTATGGCCGAACGTGTTAGTGAGCTGCACATAATTGACAAGAGGGTAGGCTTCTCCCAAGGAGATGCAGTGTGCTCTTTCACCTtaggtttcttagccaagaatgaggatccttctaAGCCTTGGCCTCGCTCCTTCCATATTGAGGAGAGGGTTCTGTTGCCCAGTCAGAGCCCTGAGTACTATGCAtaggactgagaagatcagaggacctgctatcaacctctggtgttctgtcaagaatccttctcATCCCCTGTCAAAGAATgccctttcattctttattaGAGACCTGATCGCCGAAGCGCATTCCCAGATTGAGGAAGACTTTTCCTTTCATCAAAGttaaagctcatgaagttagaaCAGTGGTTATCCTTCTCACCTTCAAACACAATTTATCCCTCTCATCAATTCTGCAGTTgaccttttggaggtgcaaatcGATCTTCGCGTCTCGTTATTTGAAAGAAGtggaaacagtttttgaaaactgcagtaccctaggacctttagcagtggctggcatggtattgggggaagaagcacaGGAGAGATCCTGTCGCTCTTCTGTCTGTTCGCCTtgatgtaaaaagttaagtatatcttagttttaccagaccactgagctgattaacagctctcctagggctggcctgaaggattagatttattttacgtggctaagaaacaactggttacctagcaacgggacctataggttattgtggaatccaaaccacattatgacgagaaatgaatttctatcaccagaaatgaattcctctaattcttctttggccggtcggagagtcgaacgctgggccaacagcgtgctagccgagagctctacccacccgtccaatgaagaacttcaccTTGAtgtagggtgttgagtttttggggagcctgggggtactttgtacctTGAGTGCCCACCAGTTCTTTGGATGGGTAATGGTTTGTTGTGTCAGGGTGGGTGACGGTGATTTCTGGTTGTTGGTTTGTGGCACTGAGCCCAGGGCAGTGGCAACTTTTTTCCTGCATGCGTCTTGTCAGCAATCAGGCACATCTTCCATTGCAAGACTTCCACTGATGTAGAGGCGACTCTCTTCTCACCGCTGCGCCACTAcaagttaagatgagcaccaaccagaggcagtattcttctgcagtagctctcttaccaggtaaggaagcaATAAGCATTTTTTCAATGTTAGCCATTCTTTTCTAGTTCAAGTCATTACCACCCTTAATGTTTTTGAATAGAAcagtccattcatcccaccctCCTTGCAATGTGGGATtaagctaagtaattacttggtaagttatataaaaatgacatttttataataaaattaagttttatatatacttaccaagtaattactgaatcagaaCCCTGCCTCCTCCCCTTTTTTCATGGACTTTGCgacaatagaatagaatatcaCTGGCAGTAAGTTGCTCCTACGCTCCCGTTGCAATGGGCGGGGCCTGTTAACCCCCCACTTTGCAACTGACACGTTACCGTGAATTTTCAATTTAGGATGCCGTGCAAGCATAATcgatagctaagtaattacttggtaagtatatataaaacttaattttattataaaaatgttattttgttggAATGCTCTATATCCTCATTACCACGGCTTTCCATTTTCATGTGGAATTCGCTGTGTAAGAACTTTTGTGTCTTGTCATAGGtaattgaatatatatgaatttcttggAAGTTCATGATGAAAGACCATTTTCTGCATATGCAAATACAACAACCTGTAATATTTTTAGTGCAGAGAGGTTAGCTGTGTGTAGGAGCATTTAAATATTGTACACTACATCTCACTTCATTCTGCTTGATAAGATTCtactttaatttgtaaatttgtctAGATTTAAAAATTATCAATGTAATCTGTGTACAAGATTTTGGTTCAGatagtttgttttaaaaattcagttgcaGAAACgtatataattacaattttgtTCCAACAGAAGTGAAAGCAACAATAGTCTATCCGGCAGAAGAAAAGCACATTCTGCGATTTGAGAAACAAGAATCATCTTTTGTAAATGAGACTCCGGAACTCTACAGAGAAGTTACCAAGCCTTTTATTGAATCCAGTTCCTTTAGTAAACAAGTGAGGCAGATGAAAGACATCTTTTGGTTTAGTTACACGTTTATATGAATGTCACAaacttgaaagtaatttttaactGATTTGAAATTGTTGACTTTTGGATAGACAGTCGTCAAATTAATATAGGTGCCTGTATCAATAATaacccttacatttatcccatgcacagacccttttatCACTGGCTttgcctctgagggttcccccagaagtcctgtatcacaagaaacacccatccaatTTTCCCTTACAACTGATTGGTCTTTAGACAATGCCCGCCGATCACTATATCCCCTCGAAAAACCCCCTTGAGGAAGATTCttacctgagctaccaaaattctgaaatgtaggcctaccattatactgtctcagagacggacaagaccgccaaggatgaccataacttcTACGACCGCCACTATATTTAACAAGGCAAAAtgtcttaatgtgtccctgcatattacagttAAAACAACAAACCCGTGGAGCCCGAGAACTCGACCCAACCATCTGCATATGACTCTtctgaatttcaacaaaacccttcaaaccgtGGACTGAATCTCTGctccctacacaaccataggctgacctaaggaatctctgatcactatttcctctcgcCATTTTCGCAGCTTTCCCCTTTGTAAATAAATCCGGTAACTCACTCGtggctgatcacaaatacaaaatttcccaaatcctgcgaaaggacaccccttaaagaaaaaagacaagaaagaaaattctccctgaaagaattcccacacaGAAGAAACCCATAGTGTTAATTCCcattactctaacaattaatccccagaAATCAAAAGAAACTAAGTCAAAAGAAACTACTAATTAcacccacaattaaatcaaaaccccATGGGGAAAAAAAACAGGTGGGATGAGCACACAGCTgactgcaaagtaggtcaagGTGAACTTCGCatcttcaagggcaaacaaaaacaaacactcagccccctcaagtaaagagaatgagaGTCTACCCTcacgtaaagaaaatgggactcgagcaaatggaagagagagagagagaggaaaaaaaatttgtttccctCCCTTAGTGcaatacctccccccccccatctccaAACACATTCATGATCTGCTGCGgcacaccaaaaacaaaaaacgctGAGCGCCCAACTTCGGAGACGTCCGCCTCTCCCGTCGTCAAGGCAAAATTACCAAGTAAGCTTACAGCAACAGCTTCTCCCTTTGCATACATGCCcgtactcaaaataaaaaatgtacgtatgtaactacaaaaaaaacagtttaaaatctaagaaatgtatacacacttgcgtaagaaatgtttactcacaggaactcaacaactgtcaaataaattatttcccaataatcaaagTTCCCAGAGAAAATACGATAACTAAACAATCCCTTTATTAAACTCTAAGCGCTGATATGAACTGCtgatttctatataaaaaacCAAACACATAACCCACGCCCAAAATTCAAATGCGCCCGATATTAGTTGCAGTGCAGTCAAAAAGCAATCCACCCGCCCTCCCCTTAACCAGTTAGTacacttcaaatctgacactaaaattaacaataaaaaattaataataacacttaCATACTCTCCTGTTTGACAGTGCTAAAATCCTTCTgccaaaggaagagagagaaaaaaaagaaacacttgcgcattttcatgtgttttaccacacacaagcaGTCAAGATACCGCAGTTAAATACACTGCGCATACACCCTCTCCCCCAAACATTCCCCCTTATGAACTAAAGTCCAGAAATATCTAGAAACACACTAAAACCTTGCACCCCgtgacgcatcattaaacacacacacagacactcgcGCTTGAGGAAGACTGCCTCTAGTGCCTTTCACAACACCTCCCTAAAAcgaattgctgaaccatcaaatcctattctgagatgccaataccactATTAATAAGCTATGTCTCTTTGGAAGCGTAACCTATACCCTTTCTATTTACCTACTTGGCTATCTATTCATGTCTATTACTGCTGCCCACCAcactgttatgaccctacacaaggtcaattagggtcacaATCTCTTACTGCATATGTCTTtagaacagcatcata comes from the Macrobrachium rosenbergii isolate ZJJX-2024 chromosome 3, ASM4041242v1, whole genome shotgun sequence genome and includes:
- the Dcps gene encoding m7GpppX diphosphatase, translating into MSESANKEDLPPAKKMRTEEGNGHLDDSFDHGTSGTNKSHQFTSFEGFEVAQILNNNEVNGSLAFQAKLKGKEGTAVVVLQKLPFNAEKLPDILTNETKLQDLFENDVYHNKKALLSPELNEVKATIVYPAEEKHILRFEKQESSFVNETPELYREVTKPFIESSSFSKQWIYNILEHKQEVDRIVYEDKDPENGFILVPDLKWTGEQVENLYLQAIIHRRDITCIRDLRACHIPLLKNVLNKGMAAIEEKYGIPSHKQRVFLHYQPSYYHLHFHFTALSFDAPGTWAGKAHLLSSVISNLEVCEDYYQKATLPFTVKDNHPLRLKFEEKGIFSK